In Aphanothece sacrum FPU1, a genomic segment contains:
- a CDS encoding TIGR03943 family putative permease subunit, which produces MTLFSKLQPARKLKFIWPGLDALAILAWGALLLRYWLNGQLKLLIHPNYFGLVLITSIILFLLGSLKGWLWFKQLRKQSIDSETVQHITLFPPGWGSSLLVITAIAGLFIPPTVFSSQVALQRGISESLPVTQIQAEAFRGTVKPEDRTLIEWIRTLNAYPEPDAYNGQKAKVTGFVVHSPILPKNYIFLSRFILTCCAVDAYPVGLPVKLEGDQKDYPPDIWLEVEAEMITETLAVDTQTMQKTPTQKRQLVLDAKSVKTIPTPADPYGYAQ; this is translated from the coding sequence ATGACTTTATTTTCTAAACTCCAACCTGCCCGAAAGCTGAAATTTATTTGGCCAGGGTTAGACGCACTAGCTATTCTAGCTTGGGGCGCATTACTATTAAGATATTGGCTCAATGGTCAGTTAAAGTTACTGATTCATCCTAATTATTTTGGCCTGGTTTTAATTACCAGTATTATCCTTTTTCTCTTAGGTAGTTTGAAGGGATGGTTATGGTTTAAACAGTTACGCAAACAGTCGATAGACTCAGAAACGGTACAACATATCACCTTATTTCCTCCAGGATGGGGTAGTAGTCTCTTAGTAATAACCGCGATCGCAGGGTTATTTATTCCCCCTACTGTTTTTAGTAGTCAAGTCGCTTTACAACGGGGAATTTCTGAATCTTTACCCGTGACTCAAATACAAGCTGAGGCTTTTCGAGGAACTGTTAAACCGGAAGATCGTACATTAATTGAGTGGATTCGTACTTTAAATGCTTATCCTGAACCTGATGCTTATAATGGACAAAAAGCGAAGGTAACAGGATTTGTTGTACATTCTCCTATTCTTCCGAAAAATTACATCTTTTTAAGTCGATTTATTTTAACTTGTTGTGCTGTAGATGCTTATCCCGTCGGACTACCAGTTAAATTAGAAGGTGATCAAAAAGATTATCCTCCCGATATTTGGTTAGAAGTGGAAGCAGAAATGATCACAGAAACCCTCGCAGTTGATACTCAAACTATGCAAAAAACTCCAACTCAAAAACGTCAATTAGTTTTAGACGCAAAGTCAGTTAAAACTATTCCTACTCCTGCTGATCCTTATGGATATGCACAATAA
- a CDS encoding transposase — translation TSLGELIARPKFFVELQSKLKWLQRKLAKKQKGSKNRLKAIQKVARLHEHIYNTRKTFIIK, via the coding sequence ACATCTCTTGGGGAACTGATTGCTAGACCCAAGTTTTTTGTCGAACTTCAAAGTAAGCTTAAATGGCTACAACGAAAACTAGCCAAAAAACAAAAAGGGTCTAAAAATCGACTTAAAGCTATTCAAAAAGTAGCTAGACTTCATGAACATATTTACAACACTCGTAAAACTTTCATTATCAAGTAG
- a CDS encoding permease, whose protein sequence is MNQLHNAFTLFLSLLVEAFPFLLLGVLLSSALLLFIDERKLILTLPKNPFLAALAGSLIGFLFPVCECGNVPVARRFLMQGLPTSAAIGFLLAAPTINPIVVWSTWVAFRDQPEIVVFRVLFSLTIAITIGCIFSVQKDPTHLLQPFLAQRVSMLLSQPKWPRSSSKHSNQDVPVLLQSGTFLLNKSGTPLRLEGMADATATLPSIGSREFYRRLNIFIENVVNELRELGGMLILGSAIAASLQVFVPREIVLNLGQGTISSIMAMMLLAGVVSICSTVDSFFALSFASTFTTSSLLAFLVFGPMIDIKSVGLMLSIFRPRMIVYLFALAAQLTFILTLCHSYFF, encoded by the coding sequence ATGAATCAACTGCACAACGCCTTTACTTTATTTCTCAGTTTGCTGGTGGAAGCTTTTCCCTTTCTCCTCTTAGGCGTACTTCTCTCAAGTGCCTTACTCCTTTTCATCGATGAGAGAAAACTCATCCTGACCTTACCCAAAAATCCATTTTTAGCAGCTTTGGCCGGTAGTTTGATCGGGTTTCTCTTTCCTGTTTGTGAATGTGGGAATGTTCCAGTCGCACGACGCTTCTTAATGCAAGGACTCCCCACTTCCGCAGCTATTGGCTTTTTATTAGCCGCCCCAACTATTAATCCTATTGTAGTTTGGTCAACTTGGGTAGCCTTTCGAGATCAGCCAGAAATTGTGGTATTTCGGGTGCTTTTTTCCCTGACTATTGCTATTACTATCGGTTGTATTTTTAGTGTACAAAAAGATCCTACTCACCTGTTACAACCCTTTTTAGCTCAACGGGTATCCATGTTATTATCTCAACCAAAATGGCCCCGTTCTAGCTCAAAACACTCTAATCAAGATGTTCCTGTATTATTACAATCAGGAACTTTTTTATTAAATAAATCGGGTACTCCTTTACGTCTTGAAGGAATGGCAGACGCAACCGCAACTTTGCCTAGTATAGGGTCTAGAGAATTTTACCGACGACTAAACATATTCATCGAAAATGTGGTCAACGAATTACGAGAACTCGGCGGAATGTTAATTTTAGGAAGTGCGATCGCCGCTAGTTTACAAGTATTTGTTCCTCGTGAAATTGTACTTAATTTGGGACAAGGCACTATTAGTTCTATCATGGCGATGATGCTTTTAGCTGGGGTTGTCTCTATTTGTTCTACCGTTGATTCGTTTTTTGCCCTATCCTTCGCCTCTACCTTTACCACCAGTTCTTTGTTAGCATTTTTAGTATTTGGCCCTATGATTGACATTAAATCCGTTGGTTTAATGCTCTCGATTTTCCGACCTAGAATGATTGTATATTTATTTGCACTAGCGGCTCAATTAACCTTTATTTTGACCTTGTGTCATAGCTATTTTTTCTAA
- the cbiD gene encoding cobalt-precorrin-5B (C(1))-methyltransferase CbiD: MNNNLARSGYTLPVFACASAIAALHHLQNKLINDTVSLDLIDPNKTVNIPIQQVAKLQENTALAITISDPGDNLDLTRNTPIWAIVELSKNNQSDEQIIIKGGEGIGKQINNEQKDAIYNYAKKLLNHNLKQHLSTTESIIVTIILPEGRKLAKRTSNEAFGVVEGLSLLGTTGISQPLSAPGQLDIYQQQLKEKAQQFDTFVFCIGENGLDLAQKIGINSQQLIKTANWLGPLLVTAGLEKVQSILLFGYHGKLIKLAGGIFHTHHHLADGRREILVAHGAKIGLSTTILQQLFTCETTEDGLQLLRTLDQDTGSHWTQQIYQSIADTIDQRTQAYISKYVETDIKIGSVLFGRDRSIIITSKTGKVLLDKLD, translated from the coding sequence ATGAATAATAATTTAGCCCGTTCAGGCTATACTTTACCTGTCTTTGCTTGTGCATCAGCGATCGCTGCTTTACATCACTTACAAAATAAATTAATTAATGATACAGTGTCTCTAGATTTAATTGATCCAAATAAAACAGTAAATATTCCTATTCAACAAGTAGCTAAACTTCAAGAAAATACAGCATTAGCAATTACAATTAGTGATCCAGGAGATAACTTAGACTTAACCCGAAATACTCCCATTTGGGCTATAGTTGAATTATCAAAAAATAATCAATCTGATGAACAAATTATAATAAAAGGAGGTGAAGGAATTGGCAAACAAATTAATAATGAGCAAAAAGATGCTATTTATAATTATGCTAAAAAGTTATTAAATCATAATTTAAAACAACATTTAAGCACCACAGAAAGTATTATTGTAACTATTATATTACCAGAAGGACGTAAACTAGCAAAACGTACATCTAATGAAGCATTTGGGGTGGTAGAAGGACTTTCATTATTAGGGACAACGGGAATTTCTCAACCCTTAAGCGCGCCTGGTCAATTAGACATTTATCAACAACAATTAAAAGAAAAAGCACAACAATTTGATACTTTCGTCTTTTGTATAGGAGAAAATGGCTTAGATTTAGCCCAAAAAATAGGTATTAATTCTCAACAATTAATTAAAACAGCTAATTGGTTAGGCCCTTTATTAGTCACTGCTGGATTAGAAAAAGTACAATCTATTTTACTCTTTGGTTATCATGGTAAACTAATTAAATTAGCAGGAGGAATTTTTCATACTCATCACCATTTAGCAGATGGTAGACGAGAAATATTAGTCGCTCATGGTGCTAAAATTGGTTTATCAACAACAATTTTACAACAACTATTTACCTGTGAAACTACAGAAGATGGCTTACAATTATTAAGAACATTAGATCAGGATACAGGAAGTCATTGGACACAACAAATTTATCAATCTATTGCTGATACTATTGATCAAAGAACTCAAGCTTATATTAGTAAATATGTGGAAACTGATATTAAAATAGGATCAGTTTTATTTGGACGCGATCGCTCTATAATTATAACAAGTAAAACTGGGAAAGTTTTGCTAGATAAACTTGATTGA
- a CDS encoding zinc ribbon domain-containing protein, with translation MSRGMLCKHTLDAGFGVFLESLKHVAWKRDVYFEKVDANFTSQICPNCSVVTGKKELSQRVHDCSHCGFLTDRDVASAMVVEQRGLAALGLGVKLPVEEDVIGDIPKKVSRASRRSPESLIVIWGSPRYTALSS, from the coding sequence ATGTCTAGAGGGATGCTATGCAAGCATACTCTTGATGCGGGTTTTGGTGTTTTTTTGGAATCATTGAAGCACGTTGCTTGGAAACGAGATGTTTATTTTGAGAAAGTTGACGCTAATTTTACCAGTCAAATATGTCCCAATTGTAGCGTAGTAACTGGTAAAAAAGAACTGTCTCAACGAGTACATGATTGTTCTCATTGTGGTTTTTTAACCGATAGGGATGTTGCTTCAGCTATGGTTGTTGAGCAACGTGGACTTGCAGCCCTCGGACTGGGGGTCAAGCTGCCTGTGGAGGAAGATGTCATCGGGGATATCCCTAAAAAGGTATCTAGAGCGTCCCGTAGAAGCCCCGAAAGCCTCATAGTGATATGGGGAAGCCCGCGCTATACTGCTCTTAGCAGTTAG
- a CDS encoding HEAT repeat domain-containing protein: MVSHSSQFKLMGLSADDSFADNPAYTVELALNNLQQTDDPGARYYSAWWIGRFRVDDPVAIDALMMALEDESDRSPDGGYPLRRNAAKALGKLGDRRVVPGLLKALECPDYYVRESAAQALEMLGDSRAIESLVKLLDGGVEAAQQVTGKPHLVQPYEAILEALGTLNATEASGLIEPFLEHFIPKVKYAAARAMYQLTGNDCYGQRLVLALQEKDLQVRRSALMDMGAIGYLNGAEAIANTLAENSLKLIALKGILESHVGQQSVNSGLSEDSIRVMKLMDGLL, encoded by the coding sequence ATGGTGTCTCATTCCTCTCAATTTAAGTTAATGGGACTATCGGCGGATGATTCATTCGCCGATAATCCAGCTTATACGGTAGAATTGGCCTTAAACAATCTCCAACAGACTGATGATCCCGGTGCGCGTTATTATTCTGCTTGGTGGATTGGACGATTTCGGGTAGATGATCCGGTGGCCATTGATGCTTTAATGATGGCTTTAGAGGATGAAAGCGATCGCTCTCCTGATGGAGGTTATCCTTTACGCAGAAATGCAGCTAAAGCTTTGGGAAAATTAGGCGATCGCCGAGTTGTTCCTGGGTTGCTTAAAGCTTTGGAATGTCCTGATTATTATGTGCGAGAGTCGGCGGCCCAAGCGTTGGAAATGTTGGGGGATAGTCGGGCCATAGAATCTTTGGTCAAGTTACTTGATGGGGGGGTAGAAGCAGCGCAACAAGTAACTGGGAAACCCCATCTAGTTCAACCTTATGAGGCTATTTTAGAGGCGTTGGGTACTTTAAACGCAACTGAAGCAAGTGGTTTAATTGAGCCATTTTTAGAGCATTTTATCCCAAAAGTTAAATATGCGGCGGCACGGGCCATGTACCAATTAACCGGGAATGATTGTTATGGACAACGACTGGTGTTAGCTTTGCAGGAAAAGGATTTACAAGTACGTCGTTCGGCCTTGATGGATATGGGGGCTATTGGCTATTTGAATGGGGCCGAAGCGATCGCTAATACTTTAGCAGAAAATAGCTTAAAGTTAATTGCTTTAAAGGGAATTTTAGAGAGTCATGTGGGCCAACAATCTGTAAATTCAGGGTTATCTGAAGATAGTATTCGGGTTATGAAGCTTATGGATGGGCTACTCTGA
- the cbiE gene encoding precorrin-6y C5,15-methyltransferase (decarboxylating) subunit CbiE: protein MIDVVGIGLDGINGLTEKVQIIVNQATLLVGSDRHLSYFPNHPAKQLILSNFLESIEIIKESNKEDQLIVILVSGDPLFFGLGRLLLEYFKAEELQFYPHLNCVQLAFNQLKIPWQDAKIISGHGRELNELIPLLQQGIEKIAILTDSQNNPSAIARLYLSLDLTTHYDFIVCENLGSIKEKIIKFEPEELAIINPELFEPLNILILLSISKILNIDPKKLPLFGLSDHYFLSFKDRPGLMTKKEIRCLILGELELKPDQIIWDIGAGTGSVSIEIGRLCPTSQIYAIEKTAIGITLIEQNCQNLNVNNVVAISGKAPNNLSKLPQPERIFIGGSGGNLNEILGICQEKIVQDGILVIALATLENLSQSLTWLQTNNWDYQVLNLQISRSVSLKNLTRFSPLNPVILIKATQKNFGSTGLTMVN from the coding sequence ATGATTGATGTAGTAGGAATTGGTTTAGATGGAATCAATGGATTAACAGAAAAAGTACAAATAATTGTTAATCAAGCAACTCTTTTAGTAGGAAGCGATCGCCATTTAAGTTATTTTCCTAATCATCCAGCAAAACAACTAATATTAAGTAATTTTCTAGAAAGTATTGAAATCATTAAAGAATCTAATAAAGAAGACCAATTAATTGTTATTTTAGTGAGTGGTGATCCCTTATTTTTTGGTTTAGGTAGATTATTATTAGAATATTTTAAAGCAGAAGAATTACAATTTTATCCTCATCTAAATTGTGTACAATTAGCATTTAATCAGCTTAAAATACCTTGGCAAGATGCTAAAATTATTAGTGGTCATGGTCGAGAATTAAATGAATTAATTCCCCTCTTACAACAGGGAATAGAAAAAATAGCTATCCTCACCGATAGTCAGAATAACCCATCAGCGATCGCTCGTCTATATTTAAGTTTAGACTTAACCACTCATTATGACTTTATTGTTTGTGAAAATTTGGGCAGCATTAAAGAAAAAATAATCAAGTTTGAGCCAGAAGAATTAGCTATAATTAATCCAGAATTATTTGAGCCTTTAAACATTCTTATTTTATTATCTATAAGCAAAATATTAAATATAGATCCTAAAAAATTACCTTTATTTGGATTATCAGATCACTATTTTCTCAGTTTTAAAGATCGTCCTGGGTTAATGACAAAAAAAGAAATTCGTTGCCTTATTTTGGGAGAATTAGAACTAAAACCAGACCAAATTATTTGGGATATTGGGGCAGGAACAGGTTCAGTCTCCATTGAAATAGGGAGATTATGTCCAACCTCTCAAATTTATGCCATAGAAAAAACAGCTATAGGTATTACCTTAATTGAGCAAAATTGTCAAAATTTAAACGTTAATAATGTTGTTGCTATTTCAGGAAAAGCCCCTAATAATCTCAGTAAATTACCGCAACCAGAGCGGATTTTTATCGGTGGAAGTGGAGGGAATTTAAACGAAATATTAGGAATTTGTCAAGAGAAAATTGTCCAAGATGGAATTTTAGTTATTGCTTTAGCTACTCTAGAAAATTTAAGTCAGAGTTTAACATGGTTGCAAACCAATAATTGGGATTATCAAGTTTTAAATCTTCAAATATCCCGTTCAGTTTCTCTGAAAAACTTAACTAGATTTTCCCCTTTAAATCCGGTTATCCTGATTAAAGCAACTCAAAAAAATTTCGGTTCTACTGGACTTACTATGGTAAACTAA
- a CDS encoding nucleotidyltransferase domain-containing protein yields the protein MNKSHLKLILQEIKQCLLNFYKDQLNAIILYGSQAREDAKEFSDIDILVILKSDINPYHEIDQTSQIISEICLNYDVVISRHFISSTKFQTENNPFFYNVKKEGIIL from the coding sequence ATGAACAAATCACATCTTAAACTAATTTTACAAGAAATTAAGCAATGTTTGCTCAATTTTTATAAAGACCAACTTAACGCAATTATTTTATATGGTTCGCAAGCTAGGGAAGATGCTAAAGAATTTTCTGATATTGATATTTTGGTCATTCTTAAATCAGACATTAACCCCTATCACGAAATTGATCAAACCAGTCAGATAATCTCTGAAATTTGTCTAAACTATGATGTTGTTATCTCCCGTCATTTTATTTCGTCCACAAAATTCCAAACTGAAAATAATCCTTTTTTTTATAATGTCAAAAAAGAAGGTATTATCCTATGA
- a CDS encoding Ig-like domain-containing protein produces the protein MNKIVLQPIDKMSLGLIVAFTAVIGSLIGLDKLCGTACFIRNGPRVQHFSWQDQIVSSKDQAFILTFDRPMDGASVEQNLVIDPPLPGKFSWAGRRLAYTFNTPVPYGETYQVQLTDAQERFRNDLQAGHVIEPFVGEFQSRDRALAYIGTQGEEQGRIVFYNVTRKVKRLLTPPDSTVVEFKFYPDGDRILFSAADKNKGIEGLRELQLYTVTTGVNKGVESTTQTAGKIELVLDNETYQNNQFDLSDNGEIIVVQRVDRKNPADFDLWMVKSGAPPERLKVTGGDFVIAPDSQSLAVAKGEGIGILPLEPGAEPLDFLPKFGQLLNFAPNGAAAATVDFNTDDANLRYTRSLFYVNNQGLQKELLTTQGSIINCQFTPKGTQLYCLLTQLLPAKEYKEQPYFAKFDLKTGKMTPLATLTDYQDIKVSLAPDGLALIFDQVVTSDNPNLTDKLTSNSGQAIIGGQLWLLIPPNANKPNAQAELKELPLVGFRPQWLP, from the coding sequence ATGAATAAAATAGTATTACAACCGATTGATAAAATGTCCCTGGGTTTGATTGTAGCTTTTACTGCCGTTATTGGAAGTTTAATTGGATTAGATAAACTGTGTGGTACAGCTTGTTTTATTCGTAATGGCCCCCGTGTTCAACATTTTAGCTGGCAAGATCAGATCGTCAGTTCTAAAGATCAGGCTTTTATTTTGACCTTTGATCGTCCTATGGATGGGGCCAGTGTCGAACAAAATTTAGTCATTGATCCCCCACTTCCTGGTAAATTTAGTTGGGCCGGACGAAGACTCGCTTATACCTTCAACACACCGGTTCCTTATGGTGAAACTTATCAGGTACAATTAACGGATGCTCAAGAACGTTTTAGGAATGATTTGCAAGCTGGCCATGTGATTGAGCCATTTGTAGGAGAATTTCAAAGCCGCGATCGCGCCTTAGCTTATATTGGCACTCAAGGGGAAGAACAAGGACGGATCGTTTTTTATAATGTGACCCGAAAAGTCAAACGCCTTCTTACTCCTCCAGATTCGACGGTAGTAGAGTTTAAATTTTATCCTGATGGCGATCGCATTTTATTTTCGGCCGCTGATAAAAATAAGGGGATAGAAGGGTTACGGGAATTACAACTTTATACCGTCACCACAGGGGTTAACAAAGGAGTAGAAAGCACAACTCAAACAGCCGGAAAAATTGAGTTAGTGCTTGATAATGAAACTTACCAGAATAATCAGTTTGATTTGTCAGATAATGGGGAAATTATTGTTGTTCAACGGGTTGATCGCAAAAATCCGGCTGATTTTGACCTGTGGATGGTGAAGTCTGGGGCCCCACCAGAACGGTTAAAGGTGACAGGAGGTGACTTTGTGATCGCCCCTGATAGTCAGAGTTTAGCCGTTGCTAAAGGGGAAGGTATTGGTATTCTCCCCTTAGAACCTGGGGCCGAACCTTTGGACTTTTTGCCTAAATTTGGTCAACTTCTCAATTTTGCACCTAATGGGGCCGCGGCAGCTACCGTAGATTTTAATACAGACGATGCCAATTTACGATATACGCGATCGCTATTTTATGTCAATAATCAAGGGTTACAAAAGGAATTATTAACTACTCAAGGGTCTATTATTAATTGTCAGTTTACCCCAAAAGGAACTCAACTTTATTGTTTATTAACTCAATTATTACCAGCTAAAGAATATAAAGAACAGCCTTATTTTGCTAAGTTTGATCTCAAAACAGGGAAAATGACACCCTTGGCAACTTTAACGGATTATCAAGATATTAAAGTTAGTTTAGCACCTGATGGATTAGCATTAATATTTGATCAGGTTGTTACCAGTGATAATCCTAATTTAACAGATAAATTAACCAGTAATTCAGGACAAGCGATCATCGGAGGACAATTATGGTTATTAATTCCTCCTAATGCTAATAAACCTAATGCTCAAGCAGAGTTAAAAGAGTTACCTTTAGTTGGTTTTCGTCCTCAATGGCTACCTTGA
- a CDS encoding lysylphosphatidylglycerol synthase domain-containing protein, producing MLKKPICRWIPPFISLVVFGLSLWTIAENFHQYQAQDMWNSLSTIPIIDVIAAIALMSLNYMIMIGYDILGVAYVRHVLPYPKMALVGIICSAISNNVGLGVLSSSVIRYRFYSAWGLSMVSIAQVAAFCNFSFGLGMFVVGGVLFLKEPLAIPNFLELPFNTARPLGALFLLMIIGYLLLTVVGRPLKFGKFKFPQLPAKIALGQLVVSSLDWSLAAGVFYVLLHGSLSISYSAFFGIFLLAQVAGLASNVPGGLGVFETVMLLLLSDSISSETLLGTLLIYRGIYYFMPLMVGVLLLGKYELGRFVDNRNRSFT from the coding sequence ATGTTAAAAAAACCTATTTGCCGATGGATTCCCCCTTTTATTAGTTTAGTAGTTTTTGGTTTATCTTTGTGGACAATTGCCGAAAATTTTCATCAATATCAAGCTCAAGATATGTGGAATAGTTTATCAACTATTCCCATTATTGATGTCATCGCGGCAATTGCGTTGATGAGCTTAAATTATATGATTATGATAGGATACGATATTCTTGGAGTAGCTTATGTTCGTCATGTACTTCCTTATCCTAAAATGGCTTTAGTCGGGATTATTTGTTCTGCCATTAGTAATAACGTCGGATTAGGAGTCTTAAGCAGTAGTGTTATTCGTTATCGCTTCTATTCTGCTTGGGGTTTATCTATGGTTTCCATTGCTCAAGTAGCGGCTTTTTGTAATTTTAGCTTTGGTTTAGGAATGTTTGTAGTTGGAGGGGTTCTTTTCCTAAAAGAACCTTTAGCAATTCCTAATTTCTTAGAATTACCTTTTAATACTGCTCGTCCTTTGGGGGCCCTATTTTTACTGATGATTATTGGGTATCTTCTCTTAACTGTTGTTGGTCGTCCCTTAAAATTTGGTAAGTTTAAATTTCCTCAACTTCCTGCTAAAATTGCTTTAGGTCAATTGGTGGTATCTTCTTTAGATTGGTCTTTAGCTGCTGGGGTTTTCTACGTTCTTTTACATGGTTCTCTGAGTATTTCTTATTCTGCATTTTTTGGGATATTTTTATTAGCTCAAGTAGCTGGATTAGCTAGTAATGTACCAGGGGGATTAGGGGTATTTGAAACTGTGATGTTGTTATTACTATCTGATTCTATATCTTCTGAAACACTCCTCGGAACTTTATTAATTTATCGAGGAATTTATTATTTTATGCCCTTAATGGTTGGTGTTTTGTTATTAGGAAAATATGAATTAGGCCGTTTTGTTGATAATAGAAATCGCTCCTTTACATAA
- a CDS encoding cobalt-precorrin-8X methylmutase translates to MNPYSSSLNHPILKKSFEIIDQEMGDHNLNSLEYAIARRVIHATADFEFANLLRFSPDAIKNGMDGLGSQIPIVTDVTMVKQGITTLVNKTFNNPLISAIEQVSDALPGKTRTETGILKCFEQYPEAIYVIGNAPTALLALCQKIADLTIKPSLIIGVPVGFVSVVESKKILAKTNVSQIRVEGRKGGSPVASAIINALLILAYEK, encoded by the coding sequence ATGAATCCTTATTCTTCATCCTTAAATCATCCGATTCTAAAAAAAAGTTTTGAGATTATTGATCAAGAAATGGGTGATCATAATCTTAATTCTTTGGAATATGCGATCGCTCGTCGTGTGATTCATGCAACTGCTGATTTTGAATTTGCAAATTTATTAAGATTTAGTCCCGATGCTATTAAGAATGGAATGGATGGTTTAGGGAGTCAAATTCCTATCGTTACTGATGTTACTATGGTTAAACAAGGCATTACTACTCTTGTTAATAAAACATTTAATAATCCTTTAATTTCGGCTATTGAACAGGTGTCTGATGCTCTCCCTGGAAAAACTCGTACAGAAACCGGAATATTAAAGTGTTTTGAGCAATATCCTGAAGCAATTTATGTTATAGGAAATGCTCCCACTGCTTTACTGGCATTATGTCAAAAAATAGCGGATTTAACCATCAAACCAAGTTTAATTATTGGGGTTCCTGTAGGTTTTGTTTCTGTGGTAGAATCAAAAAAAATATTAGCTAAAACTAATGTTTCTCAAATTCGTGTAGAAGGTCGTAAAGGTGGTTCTCCCGTTGCTTCTGCTATTATTAATGCTTTATTAATTTTAGCTTATGAAAAATAA
- a CDS encoding phycobilisome linker polypeptide, which translates to MSRQSLVGSSSTSASRVFVYEVTGLRQNEESDKNNYPFRQSGSVFVNVPYSRMNEQMQRITRLGGRIVGIKPLVDA; encoded by the coding sequence ATGTCACGTCAATCATTAGTTGGATCAAGTAGCACATCAGCTAGTCGTGTCTTTGTTTACGAAGTTACGGGATTACGTCAAAATGAGGAAAGTGACAAAAATAATTATCCTTTTCGTCAGAGTGGTAGTGTCTTCGTTAACGTTCCTTATAGCCGCATGAATGAACAAATGCAGCGAATTACCCGTTTAGGTGGTAGGATTGTTGGTATTAAGCCATTAGTAGATGCTTAA
- the trhO gene encoding oxygen-dependent tRNA uridine(34) hydroxylase TrhO, which yields MTYCVLSFYKFVRLSDFREKQEPLLEVCQKNAIKGTIHLSLEGINGTIAGTASDIEMVINYLCNDSRFFDLETKQSFSDNLPFARMKVRLKQEIVTLGMPEINPSETVGNYVNSHDWNELISDPEVTVIDTRNTYEVDIGTFQGAINPHTHSFREFPDYVRQNLDPNKNTKIAMFCTGGIRCEKATSFLLKQGFKEVYHLKGGILKYLEEVPQNESLWQGECFVFDERITVKHELEEGSYEMCLGCGHPISQEDKRSSEYEQGVSCPYCFSTLSPEKLARQREKQRQLKKTQNRK from the coding sequence ATGACTTATTGCGTCCTTAGCTTCTATAAATTCGTTAGATTGTCCGATTTTAGGGAAAAACAAGAACCTTTACTCGAAGTTTGCCAAAAAAACGCCATTAAAGGCACTATTCATCTATCATTGGAGGGCATTAATGGTACGATTGCTGGAACAGCTTCTGATATTGAGATGGTGATTAATTATTTATGCAATGATTCTCGTTTTTTTGACTTAGAAACTAAACAATCTTTTAGTGATAATCTGCCTTTTGCGCGGATGAAAGTACGCTTAAAACAAGAAATTGTGACTTTAGGAATGCCTGAAATTAATCCGAGTGAAACGGTGGGAAATTATGTTAATTCTCATGATTGGAATGAGTTAATTTCTGATCCTGAAGTAACGGTTATTGATACGAGAAATACTTATGAAGTAGATATCGGTACTTTTCAGGGGGCTATTAATCCTCATACTCATTCTTTTCGAGAATTTCCTGATTATGTACGTCAAAATTTAGATCCTAATAAAAATACAAAAATTGCTATGTTTTGTACGGGAGGTATTCGCTGTGAAAAAGCAACTTCTTTTTTGTTAAAACAAGGATTTAAAGAAGTTTATCATCTTAAAGGTGGTATTTTAAAATATTTAGAAGAAGTTCCTCAAAATGAAAGTTTATGGCAAGGAGAATGTTTTGTTTTTGATGAAAGAATTACTGTTAAACATGAGTTAGAAGAAGGAAGTTATGAGATGTGTCTGGGTTGTGGTCATCCTATTTCTCAGGAAGATAAACGGTCTTCTGAGTATGAACAAGGGGTTTCTTGTCCCTATTGTTTTTCGACTTTATCTCCTGAAAAATTAGCACGTCAACGGGAAAAACAACGACAGTTAAAAAAGACACAAAACAGGAAATAA